TCTTCTtttctaaatctaaaaaaatacaattaaccaTTACATGTTAGTGATAGTAAGTtcggtaatttaaaaacaaaatgtccatttttattattcccccggcaaaaatattaaataacacctgattataatctaattatatagatatttatccattgacataaaaaaacaatgataaaatatgattacacGTACAcaaagttatatataaaataaaataaattaatgtaggaGTTGTGTTGTTGATCcacttttattgatttttttgaacaaaactttttctataaaaattgttactttaattattttattttatatttatgaaatcaataatgaaactaaatactcaaatgcaataaaaaagcACAAACAAGgttaataagttatagttTGAGGAATCTTCGCTTATGACTAGCTACTGTTACCACTAACGTCAATAATAGTCTATGCAACTAATGTATTAGGAAATATGTTTAGAGTTTaatgttgttaaaaatgtattaaaatatattttagaggtGAAATTCAGACAAGTACTGAATATCTGTGGGTAATTAAACACCACATCTATAATCAAATTCTAATCTATAGTAAAGGCATTTTTATCAtccatgtttaatattttaatataaaaattaaataattttattgtttaggtGTATTTTTTAACCACAAGAATATAGGACGAGGCGCTTGCCTTAGATGCCTGATGCTGGTgggcataaaaatattaaaagattaacttaagaaaaaatattattatcaatgtaaGATTATTTACCGAtccgtaggtataatataggctaaaaattgtatttcttgtTTTGATCGAAacctaattactaattttcagatatttctgacttattatgaaatattaaaaactgcgAGTGTGTCATCACCTAACTTTGGGATAACTACGTAAAATGTAACGacacaaacataaaattttcaGTTATGAAGTTCAACAAgtgatactaaaaataaacaattatcattttatttaaaaaactaagcATAGGTTCCATGATAATTAGTGCGCATTCTATGTTGCAGAGCATGTTGGCTGCTTGgggcataatacatattacgtTGAGAACACTCAGCTGCAGAGGGGACAACGTTCACGGTAAGGTTACTGGCCAATTGTCATTTCCCATGACAAAATACATAGGCATGTAAGCAACTCGTGATACGCAGGTCTGTGACGTAAGCATCTCTCCGACTAGATAAGCGGAGGATTGGTGGCGGCTATAGCGGCTGTGGCGACGGCGGACCTATAAGAAACGGAGAAATGCTTACGTTACATTACATAGATGGACGGAGGTTCGCGATTCGCTTCAAAAACCGGAATATTGCTGACATGCCTATGTATTTTGTCATGTCATTTCcccaattttacattttgacgTATCTCTACAACTACTATGGAACACCAAAATGaggtaatgaatattaaacaaataattacaagTAAGGTTAACttgctaaattttaaatttaataatgataaatattattatcttacagTTCTTTTTTCATCTGCTCCGattctaaaatattgatttcttTTGAAGCAAGAAAtttctttttgttttctttatttattttttcaagatCATCCAATTCTTTCTCGCGTTCcatcaaatttattaacatttcatttctattttttctcCTGTGggcgtatataattaaatagagtgattattaataatttacttcatGAATAAtcctcattaaaaaaaattgtttttagaattCATTTAAACATTGTTGTTTTCAGTCTATTGTTTAAGgttcgtttttataatttatatacaactttCTAACATCACAGTATCACAAtatcacattaattttatacatttttttaaacagcaatacattttaaatttcatatcttaaattactatttaaaattattattgtataaacattttaaagataagCAAAATATGGTGGTTGGGGGTTGTCCACTGTTACTTATGCCTAcctgaatttatataaactttaaatgattataaatctaAACTACAATATTGACTCGGtagatacttaaaattgtttaactttaaaaaaaaaatgtgatttagAATAGAGTAAAACTCACTTAAGACGATATTCAAAGCTCTTTAGAACGTCTTAACCGGGAAAGTGTCTAATGTGGacatagaaaacaaaataatttatttaaatatcaaatgtattattactataattattgaacataattaaacaggcaatactttaaaatgaatatgtaaaatattataatttagaaatgcCTTAAAAAAAAGCTAATGTGCTAATTACGATAATTATcttagatttataaatttattaaaaggtaatttaaacttaatattacaatcaacaatataatattggcgTTGCTGAACGAAAAATTGCTACGTTATACGTTATAGAGAGAATAGTGCTGACAGTCactgaaatcaaaaatataataatacaagtaataGCTTTGCAAAAACTACAAACAGTTTGATTAGGGaaattacctaaattaaatacaaatgctggtttcaatttttttttttaaattatatcataaatttacttttacatatatattataatcacagtcaaatttacacatataaataacttataattacagTAGTACATCTTACTCAATCCGAACTTTATTCAATTGTGCTTCTCGATATACTTTTACCACTCGATCGtcgaattgtattttttttattcgatattCTTGAACTTTATCTTTGTGATCGATCTCCATCTTATCAATTTCTtcgttcaataatttaatttctgctAAACACGATTCGTTTTCTTCGGACATACGTTTCATATGGACCATGCGCAATTCATTTTCATCGCAGTTCCAGTATCTCTGATATGACTTGTCActaatacgtttaaaaaatgtatttatctcaTAATTCAAATCAATGCCGCCTtttgatatctatttaaaacatgttttgttAACTATAGAGTTTAAgtagtacctataatttattagaaaaacagTTAGATTATGACTCTCAGTCTTAAATATTAGCGCAAAGATacgtattaattttgtaatggaGTTAAGGTCTGTTATCGCTTTTTGAAGCAATACAAattcttcaattttaatttaagagtGGTTTCTTCTAGCTAGTTATTATTAAGGGCATCATTTATTTGGGTGAGACATTAACCGATCGTTTAggtgaattaatttataaattttatagggAATAATAGGGAAGTAACATACTTAACACTTGATCGTGGTATTACCGAAATGGAACGGAGatttcaaagttttaattacGTATCTCACTTCTTTAAATGCTTACAACcgatttcattaattaaattaaacgatGAAGAATTATCTGATTATACAAATCAGCAGaaacattacaaaaaaagtatgaCCAAGATATTTCTCCAGATTTTGTACATCAGATACTATCTTTTCgatcattttttaaagatataatatccATAAAGTACCCTGATGTACGCactgcttttattttatacttgacgTTACCTATAACTGTTGGcactataactaaaaataataaaaaaaatgatttacggTGTACGATGTCAGAGGAACGGCTGAGtggtttatcaattatttccaTCGAAAATAAGCGGgcacaaaaattacaaatttggaTGAAATCATTGACAAGTTTGCTCAAGTAAAGGCTAggaaagttaatttttaattaattatattatataatacctactatacttaatatttaaagtcattgtttttacaattttttaagcagtaaaataatacaggTACCTCATATAGAATCACTGTTTAATCCTTATATTAAAGAGGGTCTCCAACTTTTATAGGTCCCAGGGTCACCAAGTTTCATGCTACGCCACTGCAAATTAGTGATAtctttttattctaatataaataaatacaataaaatatcttgttttaaatatcagaataataaaataaaaataaaaaatagtagaacaattattttaagctattgctataatattataaagatatcaCTAGTGAAATATCTTAATGTTTACAATAACctgatatcatattaattaataattattagtcggATAAAAAAACTGGCAATATTGCACTCGTTTGACTGTGCTCAATCGAGTTTCAacagtaattatattacttttaatggtTTGTAggatttatgtatacattggtTTTTTTATGGGAAGATTCTTGACTCAAGGGTTAATCAGAATgtgacattatttatttttttttttttttattaaaatttagttatatattattaaattattttaatcaacttacacacaattttaatgtataaaacatcATGCAACGCTGtctttataatacatgtatataaccacagtatttattaaaacttatataatattttacctgaGACGAGTAAAATTCTTTGCAAGTATTTAACACACATTCATCCTGGAAGATGATTACAAAAAGTTTGCAAAAATCaacataagtaatatttttgccAAGCCATTTAAGTTTGGCAAACACTTTTTGGGCAGTATTACCTCTATCATGATGTGGATGGCGAGCAAAGAAAACTGGCAAAGATAACTGCAAGCAAAACATCAAATGagcactataatatacattattatgaataatataaattttataatacattattacgtcattactaataaaaaaattatataaaaattaaaatatttagtactaaattaaaaattttaatcataatacatgGGCAACGACGGGTTGAGACAGctagaatatttatacataatcgttatttaaataatatccaaGTCCCTCAAATACAAGCCTAATCATTCAGGTctcttataaacaatttttgatctGGTTTACCTAATTatctctataataaatattatttcttgaacataaaacagaaaatattgaCCAAatcatagttaattaattattaattaagccattatttttcatctatttataaaaataaattgctcaCATCACTACAGCCAATTCCATTTAAGTTAACCCACTTTCGCGCAGATATATTGCGCCGTCGAAACGTGCGAACCTCTGCACAAGTGCCAGATGCTGTGTGATTGGTCACCTTTGGACGGTAAGCGATATTACTCCTTTTTATAAGCAGCCGTCGCCGTGTATACAAATGATTATAGAAACACAATTAAAAGTATCatatttacaaacaatatattaatatatgtaaacgtcaaatttacaaatttagttAGAACCgaactcaaaaacaaatgaCACGTCTCCAGTTATAGATGTCACATTTAGGATCACCAAACTTAGTCAGAcatcgtataaataaaaaaaaaaaaaaaaaattcaaaattaaattttctgtaAAACAgtgttaattttactaattgtaatatatttacacgtttatattttgacgaagaatgtttcatttattatttgttaaacatattttaagttatgctattatcaatacataattttatcaaatcattACACTGTTCATCTGGTTgcttcaaatttattttgactgattattttgaacaatataatCAGTATTTTCcggaacattattttaatgaaacaataaatgtataggtattttgaCACTAAATGGTTAAGACTGAATTACAAATCTACAGCTAAACTAAATTTAGAACCACGAGTGGGGccgtttcattattattttcattcaatCTGAAAACCTTACTGGTACATGAtagaatactatatattatgcaggagttttttttcatttatctctattaaaaataagcataGGAAAAATTGAACACTGTTCCAGATTTAAGATTATATCTTACatcttttgaaaataatttaaaaaaatgaaagctaagtataacttaaaaaactatttaattcgaaataaagttaaacatttcactaaattttttattcagtaaataagtaaaataaagtcattttttttttaagtgacaaaaatattctgtCATATGACCGACTGATCAAAATAAAACGCATGGATGTGACGTCCTAACATACCCAAAGACgcgaaatgtttaataattccaTGGATATTAATTGGATTTGTAtggttattttaactatataaatatatttcttccACGAAACCGTTTCCGTAGAAAAAGTCACtttcgaaaaaataatgaaattttaactaCTACGTTCTctgatataagttataactttataagtattcTAGTTGAGAGTTTTTAAGATTAGAATAAGACTATAAacctattatgtttattaattttgtattttaggtCAATAATTTTGTCTTAAATAGGTACAAGGTCTTTTGTAAACCCTCGTTAATATTAGTTGAAGCTCTTTGATAAAAAATCGTGTTATAGACAATGCCACTTTAACTAcaaagcaaaaatattttatcacgaggaatatccatattattgataatatgaatattttgtcaaatagtataaaatctatttctGGGCATTGTATCAGTAACTATTTTTACTCGAAATTTTTGTTCCCAGTACATCCCGATCTTAGGGTACTTCAAAACATCcatcataatttgtattgcaATAAAAGATCTTATTTCTAAaggtaatgtaaatttaaaaaaaattattattttgaactgcatataaatttgtataaaatgataaatcttCGAGTATTTTttggtcaaaatatttagtaaaatatttgtacggtTGTGGTATAGTGGAGGGACAATCTATTGGTTCTAAatctgttaaatttataaatggctcttaaaatggtttatttaCTCATgtgatatctttttttttttttgacaaatggAAACTGTTTAGGTGTTGTATCATAGACTTTATTTCCAGACTATTAAGTTTCATTCGTTGTTTGATCGTCATCATCGTATAAATCTACTTCTGTATTAGTCAGCATTTAATTACCGAGTTCATTCTCTGACTCGCTATtcaatatatctatatcaCTAATTGTTCCGAAATCCAAAAAGctcaacattttttgatagtttgacaccatagtatatacaaacttgaaataataataaaaaaaacgagaCATGCGAGTGATTACGGACGGTACTGATATAGAATATCAATTAAACACATaatggtatttatattattacgataattacgacataatttatagatgacaatgtcataaaaaacaaattataaaaaaaacccaaaCCTTTATACTAAACTAgagttgtaattttaaatttgcccGATATTCCCACTGTCCATTTCACTGGACATACTTTTTATCGTGTATTACTTGTGGTTACCAACACTTATATTTCAgtgaataagttaaaatatatttcagtttttaccTTCACAGTTAGAAGTCTagacatattttgattttgatttacattagtttaagataaaatatatatgcgtaatttaattagtttatgttcataataaattatagaaaataaaattattcatgtcTATTGCAATGGACAATGGTAGGTAGCGAAAGGGTACCTATTTGAACcattttatcatacataagAATTCCAGtagatatattacatatcaGTGACTTGGTTTAATAATTTGCTATTATTCCATTTATCCGAGTATCCATGAATAATTCATCTTTCTCGGTGtatttcgtattataataattaatataatttatcatgaataatatattttacctttttCCTTATTCCTATAACTTACCTTTAGGTACTTAATATCTAGCTTAGTTTATCTAGTTGCAAATTTATCGAATGGCACTCACCCACCACCATAAATAATCATCTACAATTACATTGTAAACAAGACAAAGAcaacaagtttttatttaatgatttatgagTTAAGAGGCCGCAACACCCGCATGTATTACAAGTacgtaacatagcaaatttaccCTATGCAGATCACGTTTAGCAGTTTAGCTTcgtcagtttaaaaattatagtgaatcgacctattatgaaacttgatgataagaacattatctgggTTTGTATGTTGGTTTTTAAGAGAGTTATGAgcaattactttattttttttgttatatacgtataacttgctaaaaaattgaactatcGTAAATACCAATATACAAACACAGATGATTTTCGTTGAAATTGAAGCCAGAGTGAACTTAGATATTGAGGTATTTAACACAAATGATAACACgactttatgattataataacagtattatataaatgtaacataCAACTAGATATAGACACACGTCGTACAACGTACCATGTCAATGAGTATCCGAGAGTGACCCAGAGCTAGTGAGTCTTCTACACAAAATGAGCGCTAAATATACGTGTCATTAACGTCACACAatcatacctatgtatatgtgtggtattaataagtattgctTCACATT
This genomic stretch from Rhopalosiphum maidis isolate BTI-1 chromosome 3, ASM367621v3, whole genome shotgun sequence harbors:
- the LOC113557833 gene encoding uncharacterized protein LOC113557833, translated to MSRLLTVKLSLPVFFARHPHHDRGNTAQKVFAKLKWLGKNITYVDFCKLFVIIFQDECVLNTCKEFYSSQISKGGIDLNYEINTFFKRISDKSYQRYWNCDENELRMVHMKRMSEENESCLAEIKLLNEEIDKMEIDHKDKVQEYRIKKIQFDDRVVKVYREAQLNKVRIERKNRNEMLINLMEREKELDDLEKINKENKKKFLASKEINILESEQMKKELFRKEEFLKMFSNRFSKDMLMRYKKKKSLEHSIIEKNNTIEKLKNTVESMSKHLAELQEAERVYLKREVYDKLDAIRERIALRTITAFIMPYVNLKFKSRKKKTKSKKPSGLNKKSKK